One Simkaniaceae bacterium genomic region harbors:
- a CDS encoding DUF1016 N-terminal domain-containing protein: MSGFSVRNLKYMRKFAEVYPEEQIVQALLAQLPCVA; encoded by the coding sequence ATATCTGGATTCTCAGTTCGGAACTTAAAATACATGCGGAAATTTGCAGAGGTTTACCCTGAGGAGCAAATTGTGCAGGCACTGCTTGCACAATTGCCTTGTGTGGCATAA